A window of the Miscanthus floridulus cultivar M001 chromosome 14, ASM1932011v1, whole genome shotgun sequence genome harbors these coding sequences:
- the LOC136505036 gene encoding uncharacterized protein: MDFSSVALWWEEWQLRLLVLGSLLLQYFLAFAAIHRRRSIPSSLRFFIWLAFLGSDALAISALATALLTRQKKTTGGDDDLSGKNGGLQIFWAPVLLLHLAGPDSITAYNIEDNELWRRHIMTVIYKVTGAIYVFHQSWSGESKLLTAAVLLFIAATLKCAEKPVALKRASIYTLVSSSPFKYDNVAIDVESKISLEDYVGEAKVYFATVEVGDTVVELIEAATKQLRVIPHWLFVDLASTLCHRLKVLHMFLVFDNNAADNLLQSGLCGAFVRLYTKHSMLLSFLWAKSPRMGLITAYAYLNRVLAVCLTISAVALFHQSPKQGYDGSDVKVTYALLWGAAALEVHALFSNKYDFFTWTNRVAQYNLIASFGRRRGRNPSKLLKLAGFCGCKDYVDQHWYVDHCSSSFPITELVIQQVKDGWKDYIQGVSTYWAFNDRRGQLTIQQEGCNDELCSTLEVPFDESILVWHIATDIVCYYQQVQVQVHDLGASSGDEAAAAGRHRDAATRCREISNYLVYLLVTNPEMLMAGTRVTILSEVCEELQNMFKDDMLPPGEEEDLAEEIHTWAQAMQGAGATATTKAFVLRASNLASQLLAMDGDRRWKVMQGVWVEMLCFSASRCRGYLHAKSLGMGGEYLSYVWLLLWYMGLESVAERQQRSDFRKQGAPSSSQSWI; encoded by the coding sequence ATGGACTTCTCAAGTGTTGCGCTGTGGTGGGAAGAGTGGCAGCtccgcctcctcgtcctcggcaGCCTCTTGCTGCAGTACTTCCTTGCGTTCGCTGCAATCCACCGTAGGCGTTCCATCCCATCGTCCTTGAGATTCTTCATCTGGCTAGCTTTCCTTGGCAGCGATGCTCTGGCGATATCCGCCCTTGCCACCGCCCTCCTCACTCGGCAGAAGAAGACGACAGGCGGGGACGACGACCTCAGTGGGAAGAACGGCGGCCTCCAAATCTTCTGGGCGCCTGTCCTGCTCCTCCACCTTGCCGGCCCGGACTCCATCACCGCCTACAACATCGAGGACAACGAGCTGTGGAGGCGGCACATCATGACCGTGATTTACAAGGTGACGGGAGCCATCTATGTGTTTCACCAGTCTTGGTCGGGCGAGAGCAAGCTTCTGACAGCGGCCGTTCTTCTCTTCATTGCCGCGACCCTCAAATGCGCCGAGAAGCCAGTGGCTCTCAAAAGGGCTAGCATTTACACCCTGGTATCTTCATCTCCCTTCAAGTACGACAACGTAGCAATTGATGTTGAAAGCAAGATATCTCTTGAAGACTACGTAGGAGAAGCCAAGGTTTATTTCGCGACCGTAGAGGTTGGCGATACCGTCGTCGAGTTGATAGAAGCCGCGACCAAGCAACTCCGGGTTATCCCGCACTGGCTATTCGTAGACCTTGCATCCACCTTATGCCACCGTCTCAAAGTCCTGCATATGTTCTTGGTTTTTGACAACAACGCCGCAGACAACCTGCTGCAGtctgggctctgcggcgccttcGTCCGTCTCTACACCAAGCACAGCATGCTTCTCAGTTTCCTCTGGGCAAAGAGCCCCAGAATGGGTCTCATAACTGCTTATGCCTACCTCAACAGGGTGTTAGCGGTGTGCCTGACGATCTCCGCCGTCGCGCTCTTCCACCAGAGCCCTAAACAAGGCTACGACGGCAGCGATGTCAAGGTGACGTATGCCTTGCTGTGGGGCGCCGCCGCTCTGGAGGTGCACGCCCTTTTCAGCAACAAGTATGACTTCTTCACATGGACCAACAGGGTTGCCCAGTACAACCTCATAGCATCCTTCGGTCGACGTCGTGGCAGAAATCCCAGCAAGCTGCTCAAGCTGGCGGGGTTCTGTGGATGCAAGGACTACGTGGACCAGCACTGGTACGTGGACCACTGCTCGTCGTCCTTCCCCATCACAGAGCTTGTCATTCAGCAGGTCAAAGATGGGTGGAAGGACTACATACAAGGCGTCTCCACCTACTGGGCATTCAACGATCGCAGAGGCCAGCTGACCATCCAGCAGGAGGGGTGCAACGACGAGCTGTGTAGCACCTTGGAGGTACCCTTCGACGAGAGCATCCTGGTCTGGCACATCGCCACCGACATAGTATGCTACTACCAGCAGGTCCAGGTCCAGGTCCATGACCTGGGTGCCTCCTCCGGTGATGAAGCAGCAGCAGCTGGTCGTCATCGCGATGCCGCCACTCGCTGCAGAGAGATCTCCAACTATCTGGTGTACCTATTGGTGACCAATCCGGAAATGCTAATGGCGGGCACCAGAGTGACTATCCTCTCCGAGGTATGCGAGGAGCTTCAGAACATGTTCAAGGATGACATGCTACCGCCTGGTGAAGAAGAAGACCTGGCAGAGGAGATACACACGTGGGCTCAAGCCATGCAAGGTGCTGGTGCTACTGCAACGACAAAAGCATTCGTTCTCCGCGCATCCAATCTTGCAAGTCAGCTTCTAGCCATGGATGGTGACAGGAGGTGGAAGGTGATGCAAGGTGTGTGGGTGGAGATGCTCTGCTTCTCCGCGAGCAGGTGCAGGGGGTACCTGCACGCCAAGAGCCTAGGCATGGGCGGGGAGTACCTCTCCTACGTCTGGCTCCTCCTGTGGTACATGGGCCTGGAGAGCGTGGCAGAGAGGCAGCAGAGATCTGATTTCAGGAAGCAAGGTGCTCCGTCGTCATCGCAAAGCTGGATCTGA